Part of the Synechococcus sp. HK01-R genome is shown below.
TGTTCGGTTGCACGCCAGCACTCACCAAAGCTCCGGATTGTTCAGGGCGCCTTCGATGCGTGAACCGCTCCGCACGCCCTTCAGCACACCAGGCGTCAGCGCACGGGCAAACCAGCAGTCACCATGCTCCGTGGGTTGGGGGGTGCTCACCTGGTGGGGTGTGGAAAAGCGCCGGGCGTAGTGCAGGGGATTGCCCAGCACGAACAGCGCATCGGCTTCCAGGGCCTCTTCCGCTCGGTTCATCAATTCGCTCGCGAGCCCCTGGCGCTGCCAAGCGGGGAGCACGGCCAGCGGTGCCATCACAAACGTCTTGAGCCGGGGCGCTGCAATCAGTGTGAGCGGGGTGTAGCAGGCATGGGCCACCACGGCCCCGTCCCGTTCCAGTGTGAAGCTGGGGCGTCCTTCTTGGATCAACGTCTCCGCCAGGTCGGCAATGCTGCGCGCTTCGTCGGGGCCATAGAGCGGTTCCCGGGAGAACGCCTCAAGGTGAAGAGTGCGTATTTCCTCGATCAAGGCTCGATCGGACGATGACCGGGAGTCCAAGGGTCTGACGTCTGTTCGACCTTGTCTAGCGATGGCTCCCGTGCGGCGGCCACCCGTGCTCCAGCCCTACGCTGCACCGGCTGCCATGGAGCGACTTTTTGATGAAGGCGATCTTCAACGGAACCGTGATCGCCGAGAGCGATGACATCGTCATGGTCGATGGGAACCCCTATTTCCCCCGCTCCTCCATGCGTGAGGAGTACTTCCGGGAATCCAGTCTCACAACGGTCTGCGGCTGGAAAGGAACCGCCCGCTACTGGGATGTGGTGGTCGGAGATCAATCGGTCGCCAATGGTGTTTGGGCCTACGACACCCCCAAGCCCGATGCCGAATCGATCCGTGAGCGGTTCGCGTTTTATCGGGGCAAAGGGGTGGAGGTCAGCTGACGCGACCGTTCCTGGAGGCCTTCAC
Proteins encoded:
- a CDS encoding GNAT family N-acetyltransferase — encoded protein: MIEEIRTLHLEAFSREPLYGPDEARSIADLAETLIQEGRPSFTLERDGAVVAHACYTPLTLIAAPRLKTFVMAPLAVLPAWQRQGLASELMNRAEEALEADALFVLGNPLHYARRFSTPHQVSTPQPTEHGDCWFARALTPGVLKGVRSGSRIEGALNNPELW
- a CDS encoding DUF427 domain-containing protein; amino-acid sequence: MKAIFNGTVIAESDDIVMVDGNPYFPRSSMREEYFRESSLTTVCGWKGTARYWDVVVGDQSVANGVWAYDTPKPDAESIRERFAFYRGKGVEVS